A section of the Macadamia integrifolia cultivar HAES 741 chromosome 9, SCU_Mint_v3, whole genome shotgun sequence genome encodes:
- the LOC122090106 gene encoding uncharacterized protein LOC122090106, whose translation MGFGDFVSSSTERDMAAKERMVTEWEITNQNGHSRPQEDYLIQRYQALGMEFHDAINVVKVFSKYKDILVDEKMTAEKRMLPPDQAENPWKNGLITFAAFLIFRSFPLLSFIILLPFTRNESIKFWVACALFTLALAILGLAKAKIAGQNYALSIAATLFNNGNLAVVQ comes from the exons ATGGGTTTTGGGGATTTTGTGTCCAGTAGCACGGAGAGGGACATGGCTGCAAAAGAGAGGATGGTCACTGAGTGGGAGATCACTAACCAGAATGGACACTCACGGCCACAGGAAGACTACTTAATCCAGAGATATCAAGCTCTTGGGATGGAATTTCATGATGCTATCAAC GTAGTGAAGGTGTTCTCCAAATACAAGGACATACTGGTGGACGAGAAGATGACGGCCGAGAAACGAATGTTACCACCAGACCAGGCGGAGAATCCATGGAAGAATGGACTCATCACCTTCGCGGCTTTCCTCATCTTCAGGAGTTTTCCTCTGCTGTCATTTATCATACTCCTCCCATTCACTCGGAACGAGTCCATCAAATTCTGGGTTGCCTGTGCCCTCTTCACCCTAGCTCTAGCCATTCTCGGCTTGGCCAAGGCTAAGATTGCTGGTCAAAACTATGCCCTCTCCATTGCCGCCACCCTCTTCAACAATGG GAACCTTGCTGTTGTCCAATAA